From the Maridesulfovibrio bastinii DSM 16055 genome, one window contains:
- the hflK gene encoding FtsH protease activity modulator HflK produces the protein MNWDWDKLSQQRQRNTGSKPPGMDDINKTFKKFRGTGLPGGKFIFLGLIILWLLSGIYIVEPDEVGVVTRFGKYLTTTQPGPHYHLPVPIEAVLRPKVTTVRRLEIGFRSYGSSRSFTQGKSRNVPEESLMLTGDENIVDVQFIVQYKIKDPVNYLFNVSNQERAVQDAAEAAMREVIGKTRIELALTTGKLMIQNQTRDLIQSILDSYKVGVNVLAVQLQNVHPPNEVVDVFKDVASAREDKSRFINEAEAYRNDILPKARGQAAVILNQAEAYKQTKIRTAEGDAARFMSVYKEYVKAKDVTVKRLYLETMENILSRPGVRKTILSDDAMNKALPLLSLDGAKFPGLEKKSAKK, from the coding sequence ATGAACTGGGATTGGGATAAATTATCGCAACAACGGCAGAGGAACACCGGGAGCAAGCCTCCGGGTATGGATGATATCAATAAAACTTTTAAAAAATTTCGTGGGACAGGGCTTCCGGGGGGAAAATTTATTTTTCTCGGACTCATTATCCTGTGGCTTCTGTCCGGAATCTATATTGTCGAGCCTGACGAAGTCGGTGTCGTCACGCGTTTTGGAAAATATCTGACAACCACTCAGCCGGGACCTCATTATCACCTTCCGGTTCCAATAGAAGCGGTTCTCAGACCCAAGGTGACAACAGTCCGCAGGCTTGAAATAGGCTTTCGGTCCTACGGTTCCTCACGGTCGTTCACTCAGGGCAAATCCCGCAATGTTCCTGAAGAATCTTTAATGCTCACAGGGGATGAGAACATCGTCGATGTTCAGTTTATTGTGCAGTATAAAATTAAAGATCCTGTGAATTATCTGTTTAATGTCAGCAATCAGGAAAGGGCTGTTCAGGATGCTGCCGAAGCGGCCATGCGTGAGGTTATCGGTAAAACCAGAATCGAGCTGGCTCTTACCACTGGTAAGCTTATGATCCAGAATCAGACCCGTGATCTGATCCAGAGTATTTTAGATAGTTATAAAGTCGGGGTAAATGTTCTTGCCGTGCAATTGCAGAACGTTCATCCGCCGAACGAGGTTGTGGACGTCTTTAAAGACGTCGCCAGTGCCCGTGAAGATAAGAGCCGCTTCATAAATGAAGCAGAAGCATATCGTAACGATATTCTTCCTAAGGCCCGTGGTCAGGCTGCTGTTATTCTTAATCAGGCCGAGGCCTATAAACAGACTAAAATACGCACGGCAGAAGGTGATGCCGCCAGATTCATGTCTGTCTACAAAGAGTATGTAAAAGCCAAGGACGTAACGGTTAAAAGGCTCTACCTTGAGACTATGGAGAATATCCTCTCCAGACCGGGGGTCCGCAAGACCATACTTTCGGATGATGCTATGAATAAGGCTTTGCCGCTGCTCTCACTCGACGGTGCAAAGTTTCCCGGACTCGAAAAAAAATCCGCTAAGAAATAG
- the hflC gene encoding protease modulator HflC: MFNKSSAPLAAIIVLIILGISQSAFIVDQTERAIVLQLGKPKAGPLKPGLHFKLPFIQNVIFFDSRLQEYDARPAEVLTEDKKNMVVDNFSRWRIDDPLQFYRTVRSVPRAQARLDDIIYAEMRVAIGRYTLNELVSSDRAQIMEEVTKKSDSLVESYGIKVVDVRIKRTDLPPENARAIYGRMRAERERMAKQYRSEGREAASRITARADKDRAILIAEANRKSAILRGEGDANATRIYGEAYGVDPKFYEFKKSLEAYEKGFKKDTNVIMSQDNRYLKYFK; encoded by the coding sequence ATGTTTAATAAAAGTTCCGCTCCCCTGGCTGCAATCATAGTATTAATTATCCTGGGGATTTCTCAAAGTGCGTTTATAGTTGATCAGACCGAAAGAGCAATTGTGCTGCAGCTTGGTAAACCCAAGGCCGGCCCTTTGAAACCCGGACTGCATTTTAAACTGCCTTTTATACAAAATGTTATTTTCTTTGATTCAAGGCTTCAGGAATATGATGCCCGTCCGGCAGAAGTCCTGACAGAAGATAAGAAAAATATGGTCGTGGATAACTTCTCCAGATGGCGTATTGACGATCCTTTGCAGTTCTACCGCACGGTTCGCTCCGTCCCTAGAGCTCAGGCACGACTTGATGATATTATTTATGCTGAAATGCGTGTCGCAATTGGTCGCTATACATTGAACGAGCTGGTTTCCTCAGATCGCGCCCAGATAATGGAAGAAGTGACCAAGAAGTCTGACTCTCTGGTTGAATCATACGGAATTAAGGTTGTAGATGTTCGCATCAAGCGGACAGACCTGCCCCCTGAAAATGCCCGTGCAATTTACGGCCGTATGAGGGCTGAACGTGAAAGGATGGCCAAACAGTACCGTTCGGAAGGACGTGAAGCTGCATCCAGAATCACAGCCAGAGCAGATAAAGACAGAGCAATTCTCATTGCCGAAGCCAATCGTAAGTCTGCAATACTTCGTGGTGAAGGTGATGCGAATGCAACCAGAATTTATGGAGAAGCTTACGGAGTCGATCCTAAGTTCTATGAGTTCAAAAAGTCTCTTGAAGCTTATGAAAAAGGATTTAAGAAAGATACCAATGTGATTATGTCACAGGATAATCGATACCTTAAATACTTTAAATAG